From a region of the Rhinopithecus roxellana isolate Shanxi Qingling chromosome 8, ASM756505v1, whole genome shotgun sequence genome:
- the TAF1A gene encoding TATA box-binding protein-associated factor RNA polymerase I subunit A isoform X1: MSDFSEELKGPVTDDEVETSVLTGAGMHFPWLQTYIETVAIGGKRKKDFAQTTSACLSFIQEALLKHQWQQAAEYMYSYFQTLEDSDSYKRQAAPEIIWKLGSEILFYHPKSNMETFNTFADRMKNIGVMNYLKISLQHALYLLHHGMLKDAKRNLSEAETWRHGENTSSRGILINLIQAYKGLLQYYTWSKKKMELSRLDKDDYAYNAVAQDVFNHSWKTSANISALIKIPGVWDPFVKSYVEMLEFYGDRDGAQEVLTNYAYDEKFPSNPNAHIYLYNFLKRQKAPRSKMISVLKILYQIVPSHKLMLEFHTLLRKSEKEEHRKLGLEVLFGVLDFAGCTKNITAWKYLAKYLKKTLMGNHLAWVQDEWNSRKNWWPSFHFSYFWAKSDWKEDTALACEKAFVAGLLLGKGCRYFRYILKQDHQILGKKIKRMKRSVKKYSIVNPRLSY, encoded by the exons ATGAGTGATTTCAGTGAAGAATTAAAAGGGCCTGTGACAGATGATGAAGTGGAAACATCTGTGCTCACTGGGGCAGGAATGCATTTTCCTTGGCTTCAAACATACATAGAAACTGTGG ccattggagggaaaaggaagaaggatttTGCTCAGACAACAAGTGCTTGTTTAAGTTTTATCCAAGAAGCTCTGCTGAAGCACCAATGGCAGCAAGCTGCAGAATACATGTACAGTTATTTTCAGACCTTGGAAGATTCAGATAGCTACAAAAGGCAGGCTGCACCTGAG ATTATTTGGAAGCTTGGAAGCGAAATTCTATTTTATCATCCCAAAAGCAACATGGAGACTTTCAATACTTTTGCTGACCGGATGAAAAATATTGGTGTCATGAATTATTTAAAG ATCTCTTTACAACATGCATTATACCTTCTGCATCACGGAATGCTTAAAGATGCTAAGAGAAATCTGAGTGAGGCAGAGACATGGAGACATGGTGAAAACACGTCTTCCCGGGGAATATTAATCAACCTTATTCAGGCCTATAAAGGGCTTTTACAGTATTACACCTGGTCTAAAAAGAAGATGGAATTGTCAAGGCTTG ATAAGGATGATTATGCTTACAACGCAGTAGCCCAGGATGTGTTCAACCACAGCTGGAAGACATCTGCAAATATTTCTGCATTGATTAAAATTCCTGGAGTTTGGGACCCTTTTGTGAAGAGTTATGTAGAA atGCTGGAATTCTATGGGGATCGAGATGGAGCCCAAGAGGTGCTCACCAATTATGCATATGATGAAAAGTTTCCATCAAATCCAAATGCCCATATCTACTTATACAACTTTCTAAAGAGACAGAAGGCACCAAGATCAAAAATGATAAGTGTGCTTAAG attttgTATCAGATTGTACCATCTCATAAATTGATGTTGGAATTCCATACATTACTTAGAAAATCag AAAAAGAAGAACACCGTAAACTGGGGTTGGAGGTATTATTTGGAGTCTTAGATTTTGCCGGATGCACTAAGAATATAACTGCTTGGAAATACTTGGCAAAATACCTGAAAAAGACCTTAATGGG aaaccACCTTGCGTGGGTTCAAGATGAGTGGAACTCCAGGAAAAACTGGTGGCCAAGCTTTCATTTCAGCTACTTTTGGGCAAAAAGTGATTGGAAGGAAGATACAGCTTTGGCCTGTGAGAAAGCTTTTGTGGCTGGATTACTGTTAGGAAAAg GTTGTAGATATTTTCGGTATATTTTAAAGCAAGATCATCAAATCTTAGGGAAGAAAATTAAGCGGATGAAG
- the TAF1A gene encoding TATA box-binding protein-associated factor RNA polymerase I subunit A isoform X3 → METFNTFADRMKNIGVMNYLKISLQHALYLLHHGMLKDAKRNLSEAETWRHGENTSSRGILINLIQAYKGLLQYYTWSKKKMELSRLDKDDYAYNAVAQDVFNHSWKTSANISALIKIPGVWDPFVKSYVEMLEFYGDRDGAQEVLTNYAYDEKFPSNPNAHIYLYNFLKRQKAPRSKMISVLKILYQIVPSHKLMLEFHTLLRKSEKEEHRKLGLEVLFGVLDFAGCTKNITAWKYLAKYLKKTLMGNHLAWVQDEWNSRKNWWPSFHFSYFWAKSDWKEDTALACEKAFVAGLLLGKGCRYFRYILKQDHQILGKKIKRMKRSVKKYSIVNPRLSY, encoded by the exons ATGGAGACTTTCAATACTTTTGCTGACCGGATGAAAAATATTGGTGTCATGAATTATTTAAAG ATCTCTTTACAACATGCATTATACCTTCTGCATCACGGAATGCTTAAAGATGCTAAGAGAAATCTGAGTGAGGCAGAGACATGGAGACATGGTGAAAACACGTCTTCCCGGGGAATATTAATCAACCTTATTCAGGCCTATAAAGGGCTTTTACAGTATTACACCTGGTCTAAAAAGAAGATGGAATTGTCAAGGCTTG ATAAGGATGATTATGCTTACAACGCAGTAGCCCAGGATGTGTTCAACCACAGCTGGAAGACATCTGCAAATATTTCTGCATTGATTAAAATTCCTGGAGTTTGGGACCCTTTTGTGAAGAGTTATGTAGAA atGCTGGAATTCTATGGGGATCGAGATGGAGCCCAAGAGGTGCTCACCAATTATGCATATGATGAAAAGTTTCCATCAAATCCAAATGCCCATATCTACTTATACAACTTTCTAAAGAGACAGAAGGCACCAAGATCAAAAATGATAAGTGTGCTTAAG attttgTATCAGATTGTACCATCTCATAAATTGATGTTGGAATTCCATACATTACTTAGAAAATCag AAAAAGAAGAACACCGTAAACTGGGGTTGGAGGTATTATTTGGAGTCTTAGATTTTGCCGGATGCACTAAGAATATAACTGCTTGGAAATACTTGGCAAAATACCTGAAAAAGACCTTAATGGG aaaccACCTTGCGTGGGTTCAAGATGAGTGGAACTCCAGGAAAAACTGGTGGCCAAGCTTTCATTTCAGCTACTTTTGGGCAAAAAGTGATTGGAAGGAAGATACAGCTTTGGCCTGTGAGAAAGCTTTTGTGGCTGGATTACTGTTAGGAAAAg GTTGTAGATATTTTCGGTATATTTTAAAGCAAGATCATCAAATCTTAGGGAAGAAAATTAAGCGGATGAAG
- the TAF1A gene encoding TATA box-binding protein-associated factor RNA polymerase I subunit A isoform X2 — translation MSDFSEELKGPVTDDEVETSVLTGAGMHFPWLQTYIETVAIGGKRKKDFAQTTSACLSFIQEALLKHQWQQAAEYMYSYFQTLEDSDSYKRQAAPEIIWKLGSEILFYHPKSNMETFNTFADRMKNIGVMNYLKISLQHALYLLHHGMLKDAKRNLSEAETWRHGENTSSRGILINLIQAYKGLLQYYTWSKKKMELSRLDKDDYAYNAVAQDVFNHSWKTSANISALIKIPGVWDPFVKSYVEILYQIVPSHKLMLEFHTLLRKSEKEEHRKLGLEVLFGVLDFAGCTKNITAWKYLAKYLKKTLMGNHLAWVQDEWNSRKNWWPSFHFSYFWAKSDWKEDTALACEKAFVAGLLLGKGCRYFRYILKQDHQILGKKIKRMKRSVKKYSIVNPRLSY, via the exons ATGAGTGATTTCAGTGAAGAATTAAAAGGGCCTGTGACAGATGATGAAGTGGAAACATCTGTGCTCACTGGGGCAGGAATGCATTTTCCTTGGCTTCAAACATACATAGAAACTGTGG ccattggagggaaaaggaagaaggatttTGCTCAGACAACAAGTGCTTGTTTAAGTTTTATCCAAGAAGCTCTGCTGAAGCACCAATGGCAGCAAGCTGCAGAATACATGTACAGTTATTTTCAGACCTTGGAAGATTCAGATAGCTACAAAAGGCAGGCTGCACCTGAG ATTATTTGGAAGCTTGGAAGCGAAATTCTATTTTATCATCCCAAAAGCAACATGGAGACTTTCAATACTTTTGCTGACCGGATGAAAAATATTGGTGTCATGAATTATTTAAAG ATCTCTTTACAACATGCATTATACCTTCTGCATCACGGAATGCTTAAAGATGCTAAGAGAAATCTGAGTGAGGCAGAGACATGGAGACATGGTGAAAACACGTCTTCCCGGGGAATATTAATCAACCTTATTCAGGCCTATAAAGGGCTTTTACAGTATTACACCTGGTCTAAAAAGAAGATGGAATTGTCAAGGCTTG ATAAGGATGATTATGCTTACAACGCAGTAGCCCAGGATGTGTTCAACCACAGCTGGAAGACATCTGCAAATATTTCTGCATTGATTAAAATTCCTGGAGTTTGGGACCCTTTTGTGAAGAGTTATGTAGAA attttgTATCAGATTGTACCATCTCATAAATTGATGTTGGAATTCCATACATTACTTAGAAAATCag AAAAAGAAGAACACCGTAAACTGGGGTTGGAGGTATTATTTGGAGTCTTAGATTTTGCCGGATGCACTAAGAATATAACTGCTTGGAAATACTTGGCAAAATACCTGAAAAAGACCTTAATGGG aaaccACCTTGCGTGGGTTCAAGATGAGTGGAACTCCAGGAAAAACTGGTGGCCAAGCTTTCATTTCAGCTACTTTTGGGCAAAAAGTGATTGGAAGGAAGATACAGCTTTGGCCTGTGAGAAAGCTTTTGTGGCTGGATTACTGTTAGGAAAAg GTTGTAGATATTTTCGGTATATTTTAAAGCAAGATCATCAAATCTTAGGGAAGAAAATTAAGCGGATGAAG